The following proteins are encoded in a genomic region of Reichenbachiella sp.:
- a CDS encoding SixA phosphatase family protein, which produces MKTLYLVRHAKSSWKDPSLSDRERPLNKRGKRDAPRMAQYVVDKISSPDVFVSSPSRRTQDTAVNFLHAFDKLKADLQLEENLFHGDERDIEEVIQNLDNVHDSAMFFIHNPGITDYANELTGENIFNIPTCGVIGIQLVTEDWKQVHQCQKKKLFYYYPKGLDLPTH; this is translated from the coding sequence ATGAAAACGCTCTACCTCGTACGTCATGCCAAGTCCAGCTGGAAAGATCCTAGCTTAAGCGATCGTGAGCGTCCACTGAACAAGAGGGGGAAGAGAGACGCACCGAGAATGGCACAATATGTGGTCGACAAAATTTCAAGCCCTGATGTTTTTGTCAGCAGCCCGTCTCGTCGAACACAAGATACAGCTGTTAATTTCTTACATGCTTTTGACAAATTGAAGGCAGATTTACAGTTGGAGGAGAATTTGTTTCATGGAGATGAGCGGGATATAGAAGAGGTGATTCAAAACCTAGATAACGTTCATGACTCAGCGATGTTTTTTATTCACAATCCCGGCATCACAGATTATGCCAATGAATTAACAGGAGAGAATATTTTTAATATACCAACATGTGGGGTCATAGGTATTCAATTGGTTACTGAAGATTGGAAGCAAGTTCATCAATGTCAGAAGAAAAAGCTTTTTTATTATTATCCGAAAGGCCTAGATTTACCCACCCATTAG